The following are from one region of the Hydrogenimonas sp. SS33 genome:
- a CDS encoding diguanylate cyclase — translation MERGGRYRAHNLEEPTSELEKYAREVMNAMIREGIPPTPSNFDAYFDKLLDGKDPAFRKRILKLLELEDGGEDDHQGLMERRLKDAFGNIKKFLQSINTLYKNLRHLETVIEKRQFEADAIADKGAMKTLLEGMKKDIRTMTGILKKDANELKEAYNATSELVQEVQENAIYDDRYGVYKKNYLLRKMRQEEKLMKEFRHESTLMTVRASEEVVNRLKSPKIRQLVLRTVARLLLKTSRRSDIIAHYDAGVFAILMRHTSLQNARLAADRLKDLVGNTNFFVGDEEIMLDVDIGIARMDLDRSVEQTVVCALEALDIAKKLEDEPCGVCPQDVEI, via the coding sequence ATGGAGCGTGGCGGACGATACCGGGCACACAACCTCGAAGAACCGACCAGCGAACTGGAAAAGTACGCCCGCGAAGTGATGAACGCCATGATCCGGGAGGGGATACCCCCCACCCCCTCCAACTTCGACGCCTACTTCGACAAACTTCTCGACGGCAAAGACCCGGCCTTCCGCAAGCGCATCCTCAAACTTCTGGAGCTGGAGGATGGCGGTGAGGACGACCACCAGGGGCTCATGGAGCGCCGCCTCAAGGACGCCTTCGGCAACATCAAGAAATTTCTTCAGAGCATCAACACCCTCTACAAAAACCTCCGCCATCTCGAAACGGTCATCGAAAAGCGGCAATTCGAAGCCGACGCCATCGCCGACAAAGGGGCCATGAAAACCCTGCTGGAGGGGATGAAGAAAGATATCAGAACCATGACCGGCATTCTGAAAAAAGATGCCAACGAGCTGAAGGAGGCCTACAACGCCACCAGCGAGCTGGTCCAGGAGGTTCAGGAGAACGCCATCTACGACGACCGGTACGGCGTCTACAAGAAAAACTACCTGCTCAGAAAGATGCGGCAGGAAGAGAAGCTGATGAAGGAGTTCCGCCACGAAAGCACGCTGATGACGGTGCGGGCGAGCGAAGAGGTGGTGAACCGCCTCAAGAGCCCGAAAATTCGCCAGCTTGTCCTCAGAACCGTGGCGAGGCTCCTGCTGAAGACCTCCCGGCGAAGCGACATCATCGCCCACTACGACGCCGGCGTCTTCGCCATTCTGATGCGCCACACCTCTTTGCAGAACGCCCGCCTCGCCGCCGACCGGCTCAAGGACCTGGTGGGCAACACCAACTTTTTCGTCGGCGACGAGGAGATCATGCTGGATGTCGATATCGGCATCGCCCGGATGGATCTGGACCGTTCCGTGGAGCAGACGGTGGTCTGCGCCCTCGAAGCCCTCGACATCGCAAAAAAACTCGAAGACGAACCCTGCGGCGTCTGCCCGCAGGATGTGGAAATCTAG
- a CDS encoding dipeptide epimerase has product MRVTGAKLTTVRIPLQTPFVTALRRVESAEAVRLWLESDSGAVGIGEAPPTEKITGETMESIERAIRDTFLPALRQTAPAGLPQARDTIAQACRGHRSAKAAVDIALSGLFGLFTPPAAAEPVTTAVTVSLDAPDAMERQAVGFYRKGCTLLKVKLGGSIEEDLSRLRRIREALPDATLLADANQAWHTEEALRFLDLAYPLRPALLEQPLPAADLKGMRRITAKSPIPILADESAFTLEEVKRVVESEAAHMINVKLMKCGGVGEAEAILQWCKAHGIACMMGSMLETPASIRAALWLAMRYRDTIRYCDLDSPLLWKNVPEDSGIAIDRNRLNLRDRTDPPFQPAIPRHK; this is encoded by the coding sequence ATGAGAGTCACCGGCGCAAAGTTAACGACCGTTCGCATCCCCCTCCAGACCCCCTTTGTAACGGCTCTGCGCCGGGTCGAAAGCGCCGAGGCGGTCCGCCTTTGGCTTGAAAGCGACAGCGGCGCCGTCGGCATCGGCGAGGCCCCGCCGACCGAAAAGATCACCGGCGAGACGATGGAGAGCATCGAAAGAGCCATACGCGACACATTTCTGCCGGCACTGCGGCAAACAGCGCCGGCCGGCCTCCCGCAGGCCCGCGACACGATCGCTCAAGCCTGCCGCGGCCACCGCAGCGCGAAAGCGGCCGTCGACATCGCCTTAAGCGGCCTCTTCGGCCTCTTCACCCCGCCGGCCGCTGCCGAACCTGTCACCACCGCCGTCACCGTCAGCCTCGATGCCCCGGATGCCATGGAGCGCCAGGCCGTCGGTTTCTACCGAAAGGGGTGCACCCTCTTGAAAGTGAAGCTGGGCGGAAGCATCGAAGAGGATCTTTCACGCCTCCGGCGCATCCGCGAAGCCCTCCCCGACGCCACACTGCTGGCCGACGCCAACCAGGCGTGGCACACCGAAGAGGCCCTGCGCTTTCTCGACCTCGCATACCCCCTGCGGCCCGCACTCCTGGAGCAGCCCCTTCCCGCCGCCGACCTGAAAGGGATGCGCCGTATCACGGCCAAAAGCCCCATCCCGATCCTCGCCGACGAATCGGCTTTTACCCTCGAAGAGGTCAAAAGGGTGGTGGAGAGCGAAGCGGCCCACATGATCAACGTCAAACTGATGAAGTGCGGCGGCGTGGGCGAAGCGGAAGCGATTCTGCAGTGGTGCAAAGCCCACGGCATCGCCTGCATGATGGGCTCGATGCTCGAAACACCGGCATCCATCCGCGCCGCCCTGTGGCTCGCCATGCGCTACCGCGACACCATACGCTACTGCGACCTGGATTCCCCCTTGCTATGGAAAAACGTACCGGAAGATTCCGGCATCGCCATAGACCGAAACCGTCTGAATCTCAGAGACCGGACCGACCCGCCTTTTCAACCGGCAATCCCTCGTCACAAATAA
- a CDS encoding DUF819 family protein — translation MIGSPLLYLLSVALIAALFGIAERMGKARFLFDYLPAVVLIYAAAMAASQLGLWERTPAIAAVYKTAKNNLLPAMLFLMLLQVDLRRFLKLGPKLLAAYAAATLSIMAAFVAVFFLFGFGQKEAGLFAALAGSWMGGTANMVAVGSAMHVSETMMGYALVVDAVCYTFWVMLLLALVPLAGRFARWSGAASLQQSASGPGCACTIGPRRYWLLLGAALFVALFSQWLAPHLPGLGITTWSVLIATFLGIAGAYTPLGRLNGSQELAGTMLLLLVALIGSRAQFSDFGDIPRYVAAGFAILALHGALLLLAAKRFRLDLFSIGVASLANIGGVASAPILASAYHRSLVGIAVLMAVMGYLVGTFGGLAVGWLLLKIAA, via the coding sequence ATGATCGGCTCACCCCTGCTCTACCTCCTCTCCGTCGCCCTTATCGCGGCACTTTTTGGTATCGCGGAGCGGATGGGAAAGGCCCGCTTTCTCTTCGACTACCTGCCCGCCGTCGTCCTCATCTACGCCGCCGCCATGGCCGCTTCCCAGCTGGGACTCTGGGAGCGCACGCCCGCCATCGCCGCCGTCTACAAAACCGCCAAAAACAACCTCCTTCCCGCCATGCTCTTTCTGATGCTGCTGCAGGTCGACCTGCGCCGGTTTCTGAAGCTGGGGCCAAAGCTGCTGGCCGCCTATGCCGCGGCGACCCTCTCCATTATGGCCGCTTTTGTTGCCGTCTTTTTCCTCTTCGGCTTCGGGCAAAAGGAGGCAGGGCTCTTCGCCGCACTGGCGGGCAGCTGGATGGGAGGCACCGCCAACATGGTCGCGGTGGGCAGCGCCATGCATGTCAGCGAAACGATGATGGGGTACGCCCTCGTCGTCGATGCCGTCTGCTACACCTTCTGGGTCATGCTGCTGCTGGCGCTGGTCCCCCTGGCAGGGCGTTTCGCCCGCTGGTCGGGCGCGGCATCGTTGCAACAGTCGGCGTCGGGGCCGGGATGCGCCTGTACCATCGGCCCCAGGCGCTACTGGCTGTTGCTGGGCGCCGCCCTCTTCGTCGCCCTCTTCTCCCAGTGGCTCGCACCGCACCTTCCCGGCCTCGGAATAACGACCTGGAGCGTGCTCATCGCCACCTTTCTGGGCATCGCAGGGGCCTACACCCCGCTGGGGCGCCTCAACGGTTCCCAGGAGCTGGCGGGAACGATGTTGTTGCTTCTGGTGGCGCTCATCGGCTCCCGGGCGCAGTTTTCCGATTTCGGCGACATCCCCCGCTACGTGGCGGCCGGTTTCGCCATCCTCGCCCTCCATGGCGCACTGCTGCTCCTTGCCGCCAAACGTTTCAGGCTCGACCTCTTCTCCATCGGCGTCGCGTCGCTGGCCAACATCGGCGGCGTCGCGTCGGCGCCCATCCTCGCCTCGGCCTACCACAGAAGCCTGGTAGGTATCGCGGTTTTGATGGCGGTCATGGGCTATCTTGTCGGTACCTTCGGCGGCCTCGCGGTGGGATGGCTGCTGCTGAAGATCGCCGCATGA
- the clpP gene encoding ATP-dependent Clp endopeptidase proteolytic subunit ClpP, which yields MSYVPFVIEKSGRGERSYDIYSRLLKDRIIMLSGPIDDAVASSIVAQMLFLEAEDPDKDIFLYINSPGGVITSGFSIYDTMNYIKPDIVTICIGQAASMGAFLLACGTEGKRYALPSSRIMIHQPLGGAQGQATDIEIQAKEILRLKKYLNKILSERTGKTVRTIEKDTERDFFMSADEAKEYGLIDEVLKRSFK from the coding sequence ATGAGTTACGTACCTTTCGTCATCGAAAAGAGCGGGCGCGGAGAGCGCTCCTACGACATCTATTCACGGCTGCTGAAAGACCGCATCATCATGCTCAGCGGCCCCATCGACGATGCCGTCGCCTCCTCCATCGTCGCCCAGATGCTCTTTCTGGAAGCGGAGGATCCCGACAAGGATATCTTCCTCTACATCAACTCTCCCGGCGGCGTCATCACCAGCGGCTTCTCCATCTACGACACGATGAACTACATCAAACCCGACATCGTGACGATATGTATAGGACAGGCCGCCTCCATGGGCGCTTTCCTGCTGGCGTGCGGGACCGAGGGGAAACGGTACGCCCTGCCCAGCTCCCGCATCATGATCCACCAGCCTCTCGGCGGCGCCCAGGGGCAGGCGACCGATATCGAGATTCAGGCGAAGGAGATTCTGCGCCTGAAGAAGTACCTCAACAAAATCCTCTCCGAGCGTACCGGCAAAACGGTCCGCACCATCGAAAAGGATACGGAACGCGACTTCTTCATGAGCGCGGATGAGGCGAAGGAGTACGGTCTGATCGACGAAGTGCTCAAACGCAGTTTCAAGTAG
- a CDS encoding peptidoglycan recognition family protein — protein sequence MRALLWLFLAALPLLALDIVDKPILFGPQRIVLTQQYIKKHYGIDAKTIEIDPRMIVIHYTALPTLESSWRAFYPETLPRSRRDIADASALNVSAHYLVDRDGTIYRLMPDNWMARHVIGLNLCAIGIENVGSDDLTPAQLDADRRLVAYLLRKYPRIRYLIGHYEYRTFEGSPLWLEKDAGYRTRKEDPGRAFMQRLRAYFPNLKNRP from the coding sequence ATGCGCGCTCTCCTCTGGCTCTTTCTCGCCGCCCTGCCGCTTCTCGCCCTCGACATCGTCGACAAACCGATCCTCTTCGGCCCGCAGCGCATCGTCCTGACCCAGCAGTACATCAAAAAGCACTACGGCATCGACGCCAAAACCATTGAGATCGATCCCAGGATGATCGTCATCCACTATACCGCCCTGCCGACCCTCGAAAGCTCGTGGAGGGCGTTCTACCCCGAAACCCTTCCCCGCAGCCGGCGCGACATCGCCGATGCTTCGGCGCTCAACGTCTCGGCCCACTACCTGGTCGACCGGGACGGGACCATCTACCGCCTCATGCCCGATAATTGGATGGCGCGCCATGTCATCGGGCTCAACCTCTGCGCCATCGGCATCGAAAACGTCGGTAGCGACGACCTCACCCCCGCCCAACTGGATGCAGACCGCCGCCTTGTGGCCTACCTGCTGCGCAAATACCCCCGCATCCGCTACCTCATCGGCCACTACGAATACCGCACCTTCGAAGGCTCCCCCCTCTGGCTCGAAAAAGACGCCGGCTACCGCACCCGCAAAGAGGACCCGGGCAGAGCCTTCATGCAAAGGCTGCGCGCCTATTTCCCAAACCTCAAAAACCGGCCATGA
- the def gene encoding peptide deformylase: MKLPILVYPDKRLKQQSRPVTDFDEKLHKLLDDMNETMTASNGIGLAAIQVGEPIRALLINLPDEEGDQYPENLIEVINPVILEKRGSTTYTEGCLSVPEYYDDVERAEWIRVEFQDRHGEKKEIETDGLLAIAFQHEMDHLDGHLFIEKLSFLKRKKFEKEWKKKLKELKEKRAKAS, encoded by the coding sequence ATGAAACTTCCGATACTGGTCTATCCCGACAAACGGCTCAAGCAGCAGAGCCGTCCGGTGACGGACTTCGACGAAAAGCTCCACAAACTGCTGGACGACATGAACGAGACCATGACCGCCAGCAACGGCATCGGCCTGGCCGCCATCCAGGTGGGCGAGCCGATCCGCGCCCTGCTCATCAACCTTCCCGACGAAGAGGGGGATCAGTACCCGGAAAACCTGATCGAAGTGATCAATCCCGTCATCCTCGAAAAGAGGGGATCCACCACCTACACGGAGGGGTGCCTCAGCGTCCCCGAATACTACGACGACGTGGAGCGGGCCGAATGGATCCGGGTCGAGTTCCAGGACCGCCACGGAGAAAAGAAGGAGATCGAGACCGACGGCCTGCTGGCCATCGCCTTCCAGCACGAGATGGACCACCTCGACGGCCATCTCTTCATCGAAAAACTCTCTTTCCTCAAGCGCAAGAAGTTCGAAAAAGAGTGGAAGAAAAAGCTCAAAGAGCTGAAAGAGAAGCGGGCCAAAGCCTCCTGA
- a CDS encoding YifB family Mg chelatase-like AAA ATPase: MKELLCATLDGLDARVVHVEATFTKGLPAFTVVGLGSTAIQESKERVKAALLTNGFSFPPLKITVNLSPSDIQKNGSHFDLSIALVIALQNEAIDTGDLFIFGELGLDGTVKHTRTIFPLLLSLKNRGLVRKAMVPKAALEELSLIPGIAYIGVETLSEAIAVLKKEKEPDTVAPAPIPGEKVESGGVTYYYMADYPEDFADVKGQEVAKRAALIAAAGFHNLLLEGSPGCGKSMIAKRIRHILPPMRLEEILQVNQYALLGGEEPAFEPRRPFRSPHHSASKPSIFGGGTNQAKIGEVALAHLGELFFDEFPHFQKSVLEALREPLQDHRVLISRVNAKVAYETRFLFVAAQNPCPCGNLLSTLHPCRCSDLEIKRYKQRLSDPLLDRIDLYVQMQESAPDDQPSVDSASMHAQVIAAYLRQVERGQHRPNGKLEEREVEAYCQLDPEAEGVLLKAVHRFGLSHRSVANVKKVARTVADLEGADTIGKSHLLEALSYRRRG; this comes from the coding sequence GTGAAAGAGCTCCTCTGCGCCACCCTCGACGGCCTCGACGCGCGGGTCGTCCATGTCGAAGCGACCTTCACCAAAGGGCTTCCCGCCTTCACGGTCGTGGGCCTGGGCTCCACCGCCATCCAGGAGTCGAAAGAGCGGGTGAAGGCGGCGCTGCTGACCAATGGCTTCTCCTTCCCCCCTCTCAAGATTACAGTAAACCTCAGCCCCTCCGACATCCAGAAAAACGGCTCCCATTTCGACCTCTCCATCGCCCTGGTGATCGCCCTGCAAAACGAAGCCATCGATACCGGCGACCTCTTCATCTTCGGCGAATTGGGGCTTGACGGCACCGTCAAGCATACCCGCACCATCTTCCCCCTCCTGCTCTCGCTCAAAAACCGGGGGCTCGTCAGGAAGGCGATGGTGCCCAAGGCGGCCCTCGAAGAGCTCTCGCTGATTCCGGGCATCGCCTACATCGGCGTCGAAACCCTCTCCGAAGCGATCGCCGTTTTGAAAAAGGAGAAAGAGCCCGACACCGTAGCCCCCGCCCCCATCCCCGGCGAAAAGGTCGAAAGCGGCGGCGTCACCTACTACTACATGGCCGACTATCCGGAGGATTTTGCCGACGTCAAGGGCCAGGAGGTGGCCAAACGGGCCGCCCTGATCGCCGCAGCGGGCTTTCACAACCTGCTCCTGGAGGGGTCGCCCGGATGCGGCAAAAGCATGATCGCCAAGCGCATCCGCCACATCCTGCCGCCCATGCGCCTGGAGGAGATTCTTCAGGTGAACCAATACGCCCTGCTGGGCGGGGAGGAGCCCGCTTTCGAACCGAGGCGCCCCTTCCGCTCCCCCCATCACAGCGCCAGCAAACCCAGCATCTTCGGCGGCGGGACAAACCAGGCGAAAATCGGCGAAGTTGCCCTCGCCCATCTGGGCGAACTCTTCTTCGACGAATTTCCCCACTTTCAAAAGAGTGTGCTGGAGGCCCTGAGGGAGCCCCTGCAGGACCATCGGGTCCTGATCTCCCGGGTCAACGCCAAAGTGGCCTACGAAACCCGCTTTCTTTTCGTCGCCGCCCAGAACCCCTGCCCCTGCGGCAATCTCCTCTCCACCCTCCATCCCTGCCGCTGCAGCGACCTGGAGATCAAACGCTACAAGCAGCGGCTATCCGACCCCCTCTTGGACCGCATCGACCTCTATGTCCAGATGCAGGAGAGCGCCCCCGACGACCAACCCTCCGTCGATTCGGCTTCGATGCACGCCCAGGTGATCGCCGCCTACCTGCGGCAGGTCGAACGGGGCCAGCACCGCCCCAACGGCAAGCTGGAGGAGAGGGAGGTCGAAGCCTACTGCCAACTCGACCCCGAAGCGGAAGGAGTGCTTCTCAAAGCGGTCCACCGGTTTGGCCTCAGCCACCGCAGCGTCGCCAACGTCAAAAAGGTGGCCCGCACCGTCGCCGACCTGGAGGGGGCCGACACCATCGGCAAGAGCCACCTTCTCGAAGCCCTCAGCTACCGGAGAAGGGGCTGA
- the tig gene encoding trigger factor — MEVTAQKTDNANVKIEGKIAQSDIEKKIDKIAKQAAKQMKIDGFRPGKAPVSVVKKRLGERLQQDAEAEALRDILNEASKELALDAEQIIGEPAVTKFDRGEEFIDVELKLSLRPEIEIGDITDIVPEVKTPRVTKKEVEERIREMAEAQAPFESIEEERGLQEGDLAVFDFEGFLDGEPFEGGKAENFELRIGSGQFIPGFEEQMIGMKKGEEKTIKVTFPEDYRNEKLAGKETEFKIKLHDIKTKKPAQIDDALAQRMLGKEDATLADLEKEVKEQIRSEKLSKLYNEELKPKLVEALVEKFEFDLPQSVVDQEIEMALRNKVQQMTEEELAELRDNEEKVKELRESLREDAEKSVKATFIVDALARKEGVEVGDQEMMQTIYYEAMSMGQDPQQTFEYYQKQNLLPAIKMAMIEDRLLTKLLNDKKEKKEEKTEAKEEA; from the coding sequence ATGGAAGTAACTGCCCAAAAGACCGACAACGCCAACGTCAAAATCGAAGGCAAAATCGCCCAGAGCGATATCGAGAAGAAGATCGACAAAATCGCCAAGCAGGCGGCCAAGCAGATGAAGATCGACGGGTTCCGCCCCGGCAAGGCTCCCGTGAGTGTCGTCAAGAAGCGCCTGGGAGAGCGCCTTCAGCAGGATGCGGAGGCCGAAGCGCTCCGTGACATTCTCAACGAAGCGAGCAAAGAGCTGGCACTCGATGCCGAGCAGATCATCGGCGAACCCGCCGTCACCAAATTCGACCGCGGCGAAGAGTTCATCGACGTGGAGCTGAAGCTCAGCCTCCGCCCCGAAATCGAGATCGGCGACATCACCGACATCGTTCCCGAAGTGAAGACGCCCCGCGTCACCAAAAAAGAGGTGGAAGAGCGTATCAGGGAGATGGCGGAAGCCCAGGCACCCTTCGAATCCATCGAAGAGGAGCGCGGACTCCAGGAGGGCGACCTGGCCGTCTTCGATTTCGAGGGATTCCTCGACGGCGAGCCTTTCGAAGGGGGCAAAGCGGAGAATTTCGAACTGCGCATCGGCAGCGGCCAGTTCATCCCCGGCTTCGAAGAGCAGATGATCGGCATGAAAAAGGGTGAAGAGAAGACCATCAAAGTCACTTTCCCCGAAGATTACCGCAACGAGAAGCTGGCAGGCAAGGAGACGGAGTTCAAGATCAAGCTCCACGACATCAAGACGAAGAAACCGGCACAGATCGACGATGCTCTGGCGCAGCGCATGCTGGGCAAGGAAGATGCGACCCTGGCGGACCTGGAGAAAGAGGTCAAGGAGCAGATCCGCAGCGAGAAGCTGAGCAAACTCTACAACGAGGAGCTCAAGCCGAAGCTGGTCGAAGCGCTGGTGGAGAAGTTCGAATTCGACCTGCCCCAGAGCGTCGTGGACCAGGAGATCGAAATGGCGCTGCGCAACAAGGTCCAGCAGATGACGGAAGAGGAGCTGGCCGAACTGCGCGACAACGAAGAGAAGGTCAAGGAGCTGCGCGAATCGCTCCGCGAAGATGCCGAAAAGAGCGTCAAGGCGACCTTCATCGTCGATGCCCTGGCCCGAAAAGAGGGGGTCGAGGTGGGCGACCAGGAGATGATGCAGACCATCTACTACGAGGCGATGAGCATGGGGCAGGATCCCCAGCAGACCTTCGAGTACTACCAGAAGCAGAACCTCCTGCCCGCCATCAAGATGGCGATGATCGAAGACCGCCTGCTCACCAAGCTCCTCAACGACAAGAAAGAGAAGAAAGAAGAGAAAACCGAAGCGAAAGAAGAGGCATGA